TAAGCTCTCCGCCTCGCCGCAACAGCTTGGCGTGATGGTAAACTTGACAGCTATACGCAGCGTAGCATAACATCTCCACCCAGATGCCGCTTATGATCTGCCACATGTTCTCTTTGTCCTTCAACGTCGCCGCCAATTCCTTCGCGTCTATCAGCACGTGCCATTTCGTGGTGATTATGGTCTCCTCCTTCGGATCCAGGTGCGGTTCGAGCACGATCTCTTCTGTCGACGACAGAATTCTCAAGGCCTCATCGTGGTCTCTGTACCTGAGAAATGGCTTCAATATGGCCCGGGCATGCTCCAACGTGATGTCGGAAGTCGTTAGGGACAGCGTGTACGGTCGCAGTGCTAAAAGGTACATCATGTAATTGGACAGCAGCTCGCTTCCTTCACAGTACTGAGACTTCTCGGGTGCAGAAAAGAGGCAGATTTTGGTTGCCATGTGCCAAATGATGATGCTTTTGTCGAATGTAAATTTTGAGATGTACTTCTTCAACACTTGATCGTCGCCGAGTTTGTGAACTTCGAGCATCCACTCCCCGCGTTTCGAGAAGGGCTTTTGGCATCTCAACTTTTCGAGCTTTTCAATACTTTCCACCAGCAATGTCTTGAGAGAAGGGCGGATTTTCAGGCGAGAGTGAATCAAATACCTTCTCAAGGTCACCTCTTTCATGCCGACGAGTTTGAGGATTCTTCTGGTGCGCCACGGCCATTCGTTGTACAGGCGAGGATCCAATAAGCCGAGTTGCCCGATTGAGTTCGACCACCTTTTCCGCTTCATGTACAATTCAACTACGAAGTTCAACAGCCTCGTCGACACAAGGGGGTTGCTTTGGTGCTGGCTCATCACCGCGATCGCCCATGCCGAAAAAGGTTGCAGAACGATTTGGTAACCTTCTAGGGCGGTGACCCCCATCAGTAATGCGTAAGTGTAGCCAACGTACCTGTCGATCAAGAAGGCATCCTGGAAAATAATGGCAAATCTACACAAGGCCGAGACTAGACATAGAAAGCTAATGAAGCGGCTGATAAGACCAAGTCGTTTACAAAGAATCGGTTTCTTGGTGTAAAGTGCATCATACATGAATCCAAGTTCGATCTCAGTTGTAATGAAGGCTAAATCGGGGTCTACAATTAATCGAGAATTAGCTAGCCAATCGGGGTGGTAGAGCCAGTTTATAATGTGGGGCTTCAAGCAATCGAATCGATAGTACGCCTTCAAGATGATATTTTGCTTCATCACCCATCCAGGCACCTCGTGCGGAGCTCTCTCGTCAAAGAACTTGGCGACAGCTTTTGTGTCGAAGATATCCTTGGCCAATATGCTCGACCTCTCCCAGTACACAGACTTGAGAGCCCAGACACTCCCTGCAGATTCAATGAACCCGGTGACGAACAAGGGGAAGTACAAAAGCGGGACGGGTGACGAGCTGTCCCAGCAGCGAATCAGGATCCAGACGACAAAAACGACAGTGACCAACATATTGAGCATCTGCCTGACGCTGAGCCGGTTGTCCTCGACCGAGTAGGCGGTTATGGAATCAGGGTTCCCGAGCTGCATCAAGAGCAAGGGCGCCAACAACCCCTTGAGCTCAGTAATGTAGTCCGGTCGATCGGGATGATTGATCTGGATGACGGTGAGCTTGCCAATGGCGATGGTCGCAATGTAAGAAGAGAGCAAGTAGGCGGCAAGGATGATGTATCTGAGGCTGATAGAGGTCATGTACCTCCGCCAGCGGCCGAGGATGGCGAGGGCGATCCGGCAAGCAAGGCCCGCGGTGACCAGCAATTGGATGCCCCATGCTTCCCACAAATCTGTCACCACTGGCCATAGCGTACCGACTACGGAAGTTATCAGATTGACTGATTTCATGGGGATGCAATGTCTCCTGCTGTTCTCTCTGAGAAACAACAATGCAAGCCAAACTCATTAAAGATGAGAATGCATAGACCACCTTGACACTCCTTCTAAAGAATGAAACAATGCTAGTTACTAGATTTGCTAAGACTGATCTACGACATCGACATACTTAACGAGATGGTGGACCGCGGAAGGACGTCTAAAGAAGCAATTCGTATCCAAACACACTGCCGGAACAGAGAAATGTTCGCAGAGACAAAAGAGACCAATGACAAGAACACGAATTTTctggaaaaacaaagaaggtaGAAAGTAGTCTGGCAAGAAACCGAAACCTGACGAGTTTAAGGTTGTTGCTGATATTAGAAATGGCACTGAGCGTCTGTGTTCCTAACACTTGTAGGGAAGCTTACTTTATTCAATTCTGAAGAGAGAATAAGAGGGATTATAAAAGGATGAAGAAAGCAGAGAATTGATTATTTGCTTGTGACTTTAATCTGTGATTCTTCCTCTCTTTGTCGGGCTTTCGCCAGCCACCAACCATGCATAAGACTTTTAACTTTACATTATTCGTTCGTTGATAACTCGAGGGGCAAAGCAAAAGATTCTTGCACTCAATTTTAAACTCCGATTGAGATTATTTAAAGAGCTAAACCATTGCAAATTATACAATCTAGTTCCTAAGTTTTCAAATTTGTCCAATCTAGTTTCTCAACTTCCGACTTAATTAGTATATAAGTGCaccgaaaatcctaaaacttgttgcgAAAGTACAaccgagtcctaaaactttcaaaaggtacaatcaagttctaaaacttgctaCGAAAGTAAAAtcgaattttaaaacttttgaaatatgCAATCAATGGAAGTacttgatttcaccaatttgatggcactttttttacatttgtagGACTAGCACTTTCTAACTTATTTTAAggcttgattgcactttttgaaaattttacgaCTCTTTCgcactttcgtaacaagttttggGACTTTTAACGCACTTGTCCCATTAGTATATTAGTATATGGTAACTATTTGCAAGTTTTCATAATTACATCGTCACCCATATTTTAGAATATATTTTCCTTCAAGTCCATTTCTTAAACCGACAAAAAAATAATGGTCGCGCTATTTCAACCTCAATTTTCGCTTCGACACTCCCTATCACAATGCCTTTCCCATATTACCCCTGTTGTCCCTCTCTCTGTGattgcttccttttctttcctcgcGGGTTCCacattcttgtttcttcttcgcTTTGCTCCCTCTCCACTTTGCTTCTGTTTGAATTTCACCTTTTTCACAGTATTATGTTCTTTCTTTCGAAGGATCCAATGTTCTGTACTTGATCAAGGTGGTACTTTCTGACTCTAATGCTTAGATACGCACCCTGCTGATGCAATTTTCTCACTGAAGAAACTTGTGCATATCCCGCGACCGAATATCTGGGGAGATCTCCACGAGCTTCACCAGCGAGATCCCGGAGTGAGTCACGCTCATGAACTAGGACAACCTGGAGCTCTCCACGGAGACAAATGTAGATGATCTCCGCAATGCAAGCCATACATGATCTCTGACTCTTTGTATTGTCTTGGAAGAACTGAGCTGCTGGGGCTTGCTTTCCAGATTGCAGTTGTTTTCGCCTAGATGTTGCAGCTCCGATTCAATCTCTTAATCTGCCTCCGCTGTCATCAGGCTACTCTGAATTCATGCAAATGCCAATACCCTTTTCGTTAATCTGCAAAGTATGGCTATCTTCAGGGACAATCCCTAAAGTTAATTCAGGACACGTTTAGCGCAACAGGAGGAGTAGAACAATAAAGGGCTTGTTGTGCTAATTTGACCCATTATGATGACGGTTATATGATCCAATATTTCGCTGACATTCCAGTTTCTTGTACTTGCACGGTGTCGAATTCCCAGTACTAAAGAAAAACTCtcagcaaaatcatcatttcgaAAAGGGTTTTGGACATTAACCTTCATATCTCCAGGATACAAAACTTCTGTCAAGGATTCCTGTGCGGCTGCCAATACTACAGCCACTCTCGCAACCTCGCATGCTCCAAAACACATCGGCATCAAAATTTAACACGATATGAGATTGCACAGTGTGGTCAATCTCCAATTTCCTTGCACCGCTGTACTGTGAATTTGTCTTCTACAAAGCATATGAAATTCTTGGAAAAACATTAGATAGAATATGACAAATAAGAATTGTTGgaattatgttttttctttttggtcaaattggaATTATGGTTGAACAgacgagaaaataaaaaatatatatattatttgggGCATGTCAGCACCGTTAAGGATAATTCCATCCAACGGAGTATAAAACTTGGTGCGATGGGCTTTTAACGACTATCGGTACAATAAAACCTTATGTGCATAACCCAGCAAGCAAAGGAAAAGtcttagaagaaaaagaatatctCTTTCTCAAGTCGGTGTATCAAAGATCGTCTCCTTAAGTCCAATTTTATATATTCAAACAAAATAGAGCCGTCGAGGAAACGTTACGAAGCAAAACCGTTACATGACAGTTCGGAATAATGATGGCTAATCATTGCAATCATACCTTCTACCaaaatcattttatcaaatattttaaaaccGTCGAAATATCGGCAGAAATCACATAGCAAGTGCTAGCTTAGGCAATCGGCTAATTCCAATAGCAAATATCGACTCTACCGTATAACAATTACCATGCAATTATACAAGACAAAGAAATGTCTGAAATTACGAGTCTCCGAATGACGTTGCTAGGTAAATCCCTAACATATGGTGTCACCTTAGCAATTAAGAGCCGTACAACGACTTAACATTTCACCGACAATTGGTAGCAGAAtatgatgcggatgtcattagtaatacgtttctggatcgattggatcaatacaaatctaatcggaaggcgaaacgatGCTACGGCTAGAACTAGTGGATCAggtcgacgacgtcggattgcgctcaaattcggtaggctgaagcgaaacggcgtcctgatcaatactcacggcctttggccatgactaacgatgaattttggccgttcgagaatgtctagatgggttttcctattttttttagtatttttcgggcttaattttatttcagtggcacttttgtaattttccgttttttgatattttgattcctaattagactagggttaggataacaccctataaaaggtgtttatcacgttttttgaagTACTTTatcaataatattcatagaattttcgagatttctctcctttagcaaggATTTTCTTGCATTATTCGCTGAACGCCGCGTCAGAATAGCTAACATCCCCCATAGCAATGACGACTATATTAGGCGAGGATAATTCAGCCACTCGAAATAAAAGTTGATGGGATAGGCTCTAGTGACTATCCTCAATGGACACAACACCTTCTTCTTTACTTCACATAGAATAAcaataacataaaataaaaaacatgaaCAACCAAATTGTACGTACAACGTagccaaaaaagaaacgaaataagGTGTGAATTTTCGGTTTATTTCGATGTGCATATCGAAGGATTGGGGTTTGGAGTTTCATTTTATAGGCAAATGAAATAAAGAGCCGAAACTGTTACAATCCAATTGATAATCATTTAAACTGACGACCGTTACGAAACCCTTGCAGAATCTTCACAGAATAATGACTTTCAGAACCGTTACAAATCGACGGCGTCATAACCTACAAAACGATGACTTCCGATTTCTCAAACCATTGAATATCTAAAGTCCGCAACTTTAGTAGTGTTCACGAATCTGGACTTGAGCACCGCCGCCGCATCGAGCTCGAAGAGCGTAAAAAGGTGTGACATCAAACTCTGTCACCTTAGATTTGCGATTGAGCTCCGTAGTGACGTCGAGCTCCGGCGGACGAGGGTCGGCGGCACTCGCCAAGAACTTGGAAGGACGATTGTGCACACCCCAACCTTAAACTTTattctgattttattttgaacaaaaatgctTATTCCGACTGctgaaaaaattaggattaataccacggaaaataaaaaaccggtacatctatgacaaatttacctcaaattatttttttttatcacgaaaaatcccaaactggcacacttgtgacaaatttacctcaaactatttttttgacaatcaaaaactttaaattggtacacaggtgacaaatttaccaaaaactaatttttttgaccacgaaaaaacttcaaaccgatacatctatgataaatttatcattcgttaaattgggttaataccacgaaaaatctcaaattgatacacatatgacaaacagagggtgaAAACCCTAAAGTGGTACACCCATGAATTGCCACGTGCCACCGAACTTAGCAATTTGAacgttaaatttaacgaaaattaacgaagagtaaatttatcaccggtgtatcggtttggataaatgtatcacaagtgtaccaatttgaggtttttcgtgatcaaaaaaataatttgaggtaaatttgacACTGTGTACCagctttagggtttttcgtggtattaacccaaaaaattaaatgtcGGTCGACTTAAGTTTTACTTCAAAACTTAAGGCATTTAttctgcataaaaaaaatgtaatgccataaaaaaaatctcaaattggtagttttaaatttatctcaaattacttttttattcataaagatctcaaattaatacgcacgtgataaatttatacttctttagtttctgttaaattttactatcaaattaccGAGTTAAATAAAACGTGATAGTTGAttggtgtatcaatttgagatttttaccttttatttatcacagatttatcaattttttcgtgatattaatccaatttaatataATCagtttggtattttttatgattaaaaaattaattttgaataaatttattacatatgcatgagtttgagaattttttatgctATCTATCCCCAAAAAACCAGATATTTATTCTAAATAAGTGCCTGTCCGAAAACGAGGACTCTCTTGTTCGCTAGCAGCATTCCCTTGCCACCGTCGCCGAACTGGCAAACCGCGGAGACGCCACACCGGCGCAactcttcgtcgtcgtcgtcagtCCTCAGGTACCAATCCGGcggtccctctctctttctcgcgcCCTAACTGGCCGATTCTCTCTCTATGTCTAGCTCGTGTGCCTTGAAACATGGGGAACCTCTGAATTTGAGGCAGAGCACGAAGCTTGGCATGTGGGTGTGTGATTTGTCTCTCTAAATTTCGAGAGATCATGGATGTTGAAGGGATAAAAGGCATCGATGGAGCAAAGGAGCTCCCATGGATGCCGATTCGAACGGGAGCCAAACTGGACCGATATCCTTTCCAAGATCCTGTTTCTGATTGACCGTGTATGGGCAGTGGCAAGCATTGCTTAAAGGCCTATATAAACCCATCttctgatctctctctcccttctctctcgttGGACCTTGGGCATTTTCGTTTCAAGGCCGAGCTCTTCTGGTTGCACTCTGCCTCCCTCtaaagcaagttttttttttttttttaagtgttggCGCAATTTGGTTGAATCGTAATGTTTGAAGCTCTTCTTAATGCCCTTGAATAAAGACGGAGCTGGGAGCTGCTGTTGCTTGTGATCTAGGATCGTGCAAGGAATGGAATTTCACCAGTTCCATTGAGAAGGTCAAGGTCAGGTTTTTGCTGGGTTTCTTCCTCGGGCAGCCCAATAGCTTGTTCGTAGGAACATCTCACTTAACTGTGGCGATAGCTTTTTCAGTTTGTTCTCTCTGCTGAATTTCAGGTTATAAGGACAGGAGATGCTTTCGACTGTCTAGTACTCAACCTCAATCTCAAGCATAAAACGTTGAGCTATCGACAGTTGCCGTCACTTGTACAGGACTAGGGCTGATCATTTGCTGAATTAATAATCGAATGTTGGCCATATGCGATCAACTACTTGTTCCATTTGAGTAGTTTTCTCCCGCAAAAAATAGGTGGTTTGGTTCAACGGTCGTTGCTATTGGGAAAACGATTCAACTGAGGGAGTGCTGGATGCTATGGATCCTTCCATAATGAAGCTTCTGGAAGAAGATGAGGTTTCCGTTCTTGTACCTTTTTCTCTTTACGCattcatttggaaaattttgctctCTCCTTGGATCTTAGGTTTGGTCAGGGGAGAgggatttttttattaggttAATTGTGTGACTGCAGGACGAAAGCATGCACTCAGGGGCTGACGTGGAGGCTTTCCAGGCTGCTCTCAATCGCGATATTGGAGGTGATACATCAACTTCTCTACCATCATCATCTGATAAAGGTGTTTTTGGCTTTAAGTTTTTGCTTTCTGGGGATTGGGAATCTCTTCCTGGGTAGTGTTTGATGTGAACTCTAGGTTATCAGGATGTTGTTACATATTAGGTCTATGGGATAATGAAAATAGGACTGATGAAACGAAGTTAGTTCAGGGAGGATATATAATGGTTTTTGTCTCTGTTAGACCACATGGAAGGTGTAACATTTAACAAGTCAAATTTTAGTTGGCTTGGAATAGCATGAAGATCGTGCCATGCCATTCAAGAAATTTGCTTGTGAATTTTAGTAATGTCAGTCTTATTATTGCTAAATGTTTGGACTTATATTCCTTGTTTGATGTAGATTGGGGCTTTAGATTGAATTTTGAAACTTAAGTCTAGCGAAATGTGGATCCGATTCTCTTTGTTGATTCCTTAGAAATAGCGTTGACCTCTAGGTCAAGTAATCGGGTCTTTGGTCACAACTACTGGGTTTATGTGGAATCAGAGTTAGGCTTCTTTGGATGCTGTTTGTGAGGATAAGACAGGAGCAAGTGATTTTCAGTCTAACGGGCTAGTTCTGACGGATTTCATTCGTGCTGTGCTATATTGGTACATCATCATCTTGCATAACTTAGAGAAGTTAGATTGTGGCCTACTAGATGAGCCATGAGATTGAACTGCAATTAGGCTGTTGAAGATTTTGATGATGGCCTATATCAATCCTCGGTTCCATTTTTTGGGGAATGCATTAGTTCATGTATGTCTGAACTTAAATTAGAGTCAATGGAGAAATTATCATATACTAGCATGTGAGGATGAGCATGATGAGATGCTTCTTTGGTTCTTTATCCTATTTGCGATTTTGGATTTCCTTGCTGAGGCCATATAAATGCAAAGCCTCTAATAAAACAGGGCatatttctccttttcttttcttttcttgggagGACATGTGTGATGAGGAGGATAAGTAGGTTGATATTGATTAGCATTACTAAGTGATTGTCCGGGGGAATTACCTATTTGCTTTCTGTCCGACTTGATGTTTGGCATCAAAAGCCCTTCAAAAGCCAGCTTATAAGAGTCAAAATGCTGCGAGCAAAAGTTGTCCCCTCCCAATCCCTGGGCTTTGTCCAATGCCTTTTCGATTTGCATATAGATGAATCATAAGTGTGAAATGTAGGAATAATGCATAATCATTGTTTTCTGTTCATAAATTCTTTAGTAAAGCAACAATTTTGTCATTTGAAAGTGGAGAATACTTTTCTATCGTGAGAATAACTGTTCCATGTTTAGACCTTCGAAAAATATAAACGCTATGTAAATAGGGTCTTTAGCTTTTAATTATGTTGTTGTCAATGAGATGATGTATTGGCATCATTGATCATCTTCTTTGGTTGTTACGAGGGGTGTTTATAATCAATTTTAATGCACCCTGAGTGCGTAACAAAATTTGCTCACAAAGAAATACGTAGATGTGACGAGGTTTGAGCTATTATGGAGCTCAAATGGAGCTCAGTTGTGAATTCTCTTTTGGCATTTATCTTGATGACTGAAAGTGATGAGAAGCAATTTTGTTAGAATGAAACTAAGGTCAGAAAAGAAGACAAGTATTGTAGTTTCGAAGCTTGTGGTGCATTGTGTTTTGAGTATTTTAGCCAGTAGTGTGTGGATGTAGTGTTTGGCAGTGTCAGCTGTAAGAAGTTTACTATACTTCCTTTGCTACCTGAAATATGTGTCCAATAGACATGTTGGCTTGGTACATGCTCAATGCTTTAGTGTAATATCAGAAGAATGCAAAACAAAAGTAGAATCTTGGTCAATATGGATGCTGTAGAGCAACTGAGAGGTAGTGTGAAAACAGTTGTTCCCTATCTATCTAGGTTCTCTTGATCATTCCCTTCCTTCTCGCTTTTTTTGGCTGCTGATCTTATATCTTTGCCTAAAAGGCTCTTACTCTTAATCAAACTTCAGGTGTCTCTCAAAGAGACAACCATGGGCCCAGCCAATCATATCCAGGATGGCAGCCTGAAAATGCAAATTCTCAAATTCAACACGAACCAAAAAATGCAGAACATCAGGAACAGATGTTGGCACAGATGCAACGGCAGCAAGGTGACTCTCTTGCTGATCCCCAACAAAATAATACTTTGGAGGAAGTCAATAATCAGCATTTGAAGCAGAAACAAGTGCAAGATGGTCATCAACTAAGGCAGGGAGAACAAATTTCTCTTCAGATTAAACAATCTCCTGGGATGCCAGTGTCAGAAAACAATTCCCTCCCCATGAGTGAGCCAGGTAGAGTGCATACGCTAGACAGTGAATCTCAGTACTTAAAGTTACAGCAAATGAGCAATCAACAGGCAACGGTCCCTGGGCAAGCACCAAATAAACCAAATCGTGTTAAACAAGTTCCATTTGCATTATTGCTCCCTGTGATTCTTCCCCAGCTTGATAAAGATAGAGCCATGCAACTGCAAACTCTTTATGGCAAATTGAAGGTGAGTTTTTGGCAGAGCTCTTTTGAGTTCTTCACTTGTCGAGAGAAATTTCAATGAGGTTTGTTAGTCATCCTCTTGTTTGGTCTCACTAttgtagaaaaatgaaattcccAAGGAAGGATTTGTGAGAATCATGAGAGGAATTGTTGGAGATCAAATGCTGAAGTTGGCAGTTATGAAAATGCAAACGCAGGTATGATTGGCATGATTTCTTGTACATGGAGTTATGAATGTTGTTTAATAATGAATTATTTGAGCCCATAAGCAAAAGTCTATAATCACATAGGAGATTTCCTATCTGGGATGTCCAACCTTTATCCAATAGACGTCTCAATTTGGAAATTGGAAACTCATAAAGAAAGTCCTTAATTTGGAAAGTCCAAATTTGTACTTTTGTTGCCGGTTTGGGCAAGTCCAAAATTGCCTACAAAACACGGAAATTAGTTTTGGTGTTTGAGTCAGCAAGGCCAAGGGCTTCGCTTATAATGTACAAAGATaaagaattttcttttgggaGTTAGCCTTTTGTGCCATGTGAGTGCTTTGAAGGCGCTGTAAGTGCACCCATGGGTGTGCTGTGGTCGGCATGAATTAAAAGGTGGGCTTCATCGTGATTACATCTAGGCGCAATTCGGAGAGTGTTTTGAGGCCAATTAATCTCGAGGTAAGATTTATGAATATTTCTATGAGATTGAGTgattatttcatgagaaattGTGTGAGGTACATTGTGTGAGTTATCGAGTGTAAATGAGAGATAGGAAATACTGAGagtatttgagtgactcgagtgagGTTGAAATCTCCATTGCATCACTTAatctatagtggaatcattAACTGCTCTACCCATGGAGTAGGTCACATTGACCAAACCACGTAaatctggtgtccg
This genomic interval from Rhodamnia argentea isolate NSW1041297 chromosome 4, ASM2092103v1, whole genome shotgun sequence contains the following:
- the LOC115736037 gene encoding uncharacterized protein LOC115736037, which translates into the protein MKSVNLITSVVGTLWPVVTDLWEAWGIQLLVTAGLACRIALAILGRWRRYMTSISLRYIILAAYLLSSYIATIAIGKLTVIQINHPDRPDYITELKGLLAPLLLMQLGNPDSITAYSVEDNRLSVRQMLNMLVTVVFVVWILIRCWDSSSPVPLLYFPLFVTGFIESAGSVWALKSVYWERSSILAKDIFDTKAVAKFFDERAPHEVPGWVMKQNIILKAYYRFDCLKPHIINWLYHPDWLANSRLIVDPDLAFITTEIELGFMYDALYTKKPILCKRLGLISRFISFLCLVSALCRFAIIFQDAFLIDRYVGYTYALLMGVTALEGYQIVLQPFSAWAIAVMSQHQSNPLVSTRLLNFVVELYMKRKRWSNSIGQLGLLDPRLYNEWPWRTRRILKLVGMKEVTLRRYLIHSRLKIRPSLKTLLVESIEKLEKLRCQKPFSKRGEWMLEVHKLGDDQVLKKYISKFTFDKSIIIWHMATKICLFSAPEKSQYCEGSELLSNYMMYLLALRPYTLSLTTSDITLEHARAILKPFLRYRDHDEALRILSSTEEIVLEPHLDPKEETIITTKWHVLIDAKELAATLKDKENMWQIISGIWVEMLCYAAYSCQVYHHAKLLRRGGELITHVWLLLMHETDKYSHAPKANATKETKGKARSES